From the genome of Flavobacterium ovatum, one region includes:
- a CDS encoding FAD-dependent oxidoreductase, whose amino-acid sequence MSGETTTKGTCVIIGASHGGVNCATALRREGWEGNIILIDADPVVPYHKPPLSKAYLTSDDAIDKNLLKSLESYEKDAIDLRLGVKVNSIQPKDKTITLSDGETVAYNKLVIATGARPIIPPIPGLDTAVHVYPLRTAQNISDIRCFMKSSTLKRVVVIGGGYIGLETAASLKKLGAEVVVLEREDRILARVTAPEMSAFFHELHARNGVEVLTGKNVSAIETHDSYNEVICADGSRYPADMLIVGVGIFVNKELAEQAQLTIENGILVNERAQTSDENIYAIGDCTFHYNPHYKRNIRLESVQNAVDQSKVAAASICGKSPVYDSIPWFWSDQYDVKLQMVGLSQGYNQIILRHEPANPNSFSVWYFQDDVLLSVDAVNNAKAYVIGTKLIKDGHTIDKEKLVAVEALKMDAILVS is encoded by the coding sequence ATGTCTGGAGAAACCACTACAAAAGGAACCTGTGTGATCATTGGAGCAAGCCACGGAGGCGTTAATTGCGCAACCGCTTTACGCCGTGAAGGTTGGGAAGGCAATATCATCTTGATTGATGCAGATCCTGTAGTTCCGTACCATAAACCGCCTTTGTCCAAAGCGTATTTGACTAGTGATGATGCGATAGACAAAAATCTATTAAAGTCGCTGGAAAGTTATGAAAAAGACGCCATCGACTTGCGTTTGGGTGTCAAAGTAAACTCCATTCAACCTAAAGATAAAACGATTACTTTGTCCGACGGAGAAACTGTTGCCTATAATAAATTAGTCATTGCTACGGGTGCTCGTCCAATCATTCCACCGATTCCAGGATTGGATACTGCTGTTCATGTTTATCCTTTACGTACCGCTCAGAACATCAGTGATATACGTTGTTTTATGAAAAGCAGTACATTAAAACGTGTTGTGGTGATAGGAGGTGGTTATATCGGTCTAGAAACTGCCGCTTCGCTCAAAAAATTAGGGGCAGAAGTAGTGGTTCTCGAAAGAGAAGACCGCATCTTGGCTAGAGTAACAGCCCCCGAAATGTCCGCTTTTTTCCATGAGCTACATGCTCGCAATGGAGTAGAAGTACTTACAGGCAAAAACGTTTCGGCAATAGAAACGCATGACAGCTACAACGAAGTGATTTGCGCCGATGGTTCTCGATATCCTGCCGATATGTTAATTGTAGGTGTTGGAATTTTTGTGAACAAAGAACTGGCAGAACAAGCTCAATTGACTATCGAAAACGGAATCCTAGTTAACGAAAGAGCACAAACCAGCGACGAAAATATTTATGCTATTGGTGATTGCACTTTTCACTACAACCCACATTACAAACGCAATATTCGCTTAGAATCGGTTCAAAATGCCGTGGATCAGTCCAAAGTGGCTGCGGCTTCCATCTGCGGAAAATCTCCGGTTTACGATAGTATTCCGTGGTTTTGGTCCGATCAATACGATGTTAAGTTGCAAATGGTCGGTCTATCACAAGGCTACAACCAAATAATCTTGCGTCACGAACCAGCCAATCCCAACAGTTTTTCGGTTTGGTATTTTCAAGATGATGTTTTGCTGTCGGTAGATGCTGTTAACAATGCCAAAGCTTACGTAATCGGAACAAAACTCATCAAAGACGGTCATACGATAGATAAAGAAAAATTAGTCGCTGTAGAAGCTTTAAAAATGGATGCTATTTTAGTTTCTTAA
- a CDS encoding 2Fe-2S iron-sulfur cluster-binding protein, protein MAKITFITSDNETITLEGTSGSVMALAVDNGVKGIDGDCGGVCSCATCHVHVLPEHVAKTGEASEIETDMLELDDNANEFSRLCCQLEISEALDGVVLRVAK, encoded by the coding sequence ATGGCAAAAATAACTTTTATCACCAGCGATAACGAAACAATAACACTAGAAGGAACTTCAGGATCTGTAATGGCTTTGGCTGTAGATAATGGTGTAAAAGGCATTGATGGAGACTGCGGAGGCGTATGTTCTTGTGCCACCTGTCACGTACACGTTTTACCAGAGCACGTTGCCAAAACGGGTGAGGCAAGCGAAATCGAAACAGACATGCTAGAACTAGACGATAATGCTAATGAATTCAGTCGTTTGTGTTGCCAATTAGAGATCAGTGAAGCACTTGACGGAGTCGTTTTACGTGTTGCTAAATAA
- a CDS encoding cytochrome P450: MKKSEITCPFSEARTNKGFGEMDDQNDPVTMLLRHKDVRKGAHDWKTFQSGATPGRIVIPSEVNIRTTRQIPFEVDPPQHKSFRDILDPWFKRPLEEEYQAKLTAQISVLVDEVLALDSVDVISEFALKLQSRALTLLLNTAYDKSDLWISWGTHVFRSEGEALDGDKAAILYDYIDAEIDKAIANPGADLYSVLLASEVDGKKLTKEEVKGVMILTFAGGRDTVINAVSNSLAYLADNPKSLERLREEPEIRNRAIEELIRYYAPLTQMGRVVTEDTTVCEHAIKADTRISLVWAAANRDEKVFENANEVVLDRKMNPHLSFGFGTHNCLGATHARAIMKVLVEVLTAKVQSMEIISAEENIEELGEFKRKVGFHALQMKFNKK; this comes from the coding sequence ATGAAAAAAAGCGAAATAACCTGTCCGTTTTCAGAAGCAAGAACCAATAAAGGTTTTGGAGAAATGGACGATCAAAACGATCCCGTAACCATGCTTTTGCGTCATAAAGATGTACGCAAAGGAGCCCACGACTGGAAAACATTTCAATCTGGAGCCACTCCAGGGCGAATTGTAATTCCGTCCGAAGTAAACATCAGGACTACGCGTCAAATTCCGTTTGAAGTAGATCCACCACAACACAAAAGTTTTAGAGATATTCTAGATCCTTGGTTCAAAAGACCATTAGAAGAGGAATACCAAGCGAAACTTACAGCGCAAATAAGTGTTTTGGTAGATGAAGTTTTAGCTTTGGATTCTGTAGATGTGATTAGCGAATTTGCCTTAAAATTACAATCAAGGGCGTTGACTTTGTTATTGAATACTGCTTACGACAAATCGGATTTATGGATTTCTTGGGGAACGCACGTTTTCCGAAGTGAAGGAGAAGCTTTAGACGGAGACAAAGCCGCTATTTTATACGATTATATCGATGCCGAAATAGACAAAGCAATTGCCAATCCAGGAGCTGATTTATATTCGGTTTTATTAGCGTCAGAAGTAGATGGTAAAAAACTAACCAAGGAAGAAGTAAAAGGAGTCATGATTTTGACGTTTGCAGGTGGTCGTGATACGGTTATCAATGCTGTCTCAAATTCGCTTGCTTATTTGGCAGATAATCCAAAATCATTAGAAAGATTGCGTGAGGAACCTGAAATCAGAAACAGAGCCATAGAAGAGTTAATTCGCTACTACGCACCTTTAACTCAAATGGGACGCGTAGTTACAGAAGACACTACCGTTTGTGAGCACGCCATCAAAGCCGATACTCGAATTTCACTCGTATGGGCAGCAGCTAACCGTGACGAAAAAGTATTCGAAAATGCAAACGAAGTAGTTTTAGACCGTAAAATGAATCCGCATTTGAGTTTTGGTTTTGGTACGCATAACTGCCTAGGAGCCACACATGCACGTGCAATTATGAAAGTATTAGTTGAAGTACTAACAGCCAAAGTACAAAGCATGGAAATCATCAGTGCAGAAGAAAATATCGAAGAGTTGGGCGAATTCAAACGCAAAGTGGGGTTCCACGCATTACAAATGAAGTTTAATAAAAAATAA
- a CDS encoding AraC family transcriptional regulator, producing the protein MKPILEPIHLGEQKTITAFTYQEDNFEVPWHFHPQHELTFIESSFGTKFIGDYVGPYEPGELVLVRSNLPHCWKNQEQNGVLSQSIVIQWNKGVFAKVPELDTLFEMLTTASKGIIFEKKSIEKLIPELKKLLTLSSDDLYINFLGFLLRLSKCAYTTLSDASFVDDIPHEHNNRMTRVHDFIEKSFERKIYLKEVADLVNMSEQSFSRFFNKMMGRSFFTFLNEYRINMASRMLLYSDKSVSQISYDCGYESPPFFFKKFNEVYEMSPTKYRKKYSK; encoded by the coding sequence ATGAAACCTATTCTAGAACCCATACACTTAGGGGAACAAAAGACTATTACGGCTTTTACATATCAAGAAGATAATTTTGAGGTGCCATGGCATTTTCATCCACAGCACGAATTGACTTTTATAGAATCTAGTTTTGGAACTAAGTTTATTGGCGATTATGTAGGTCCTTATGAACCTGGAGAATTGGTGTTGGTTCGATCTAATTTGCCACATTGCTGGAAAAATCAGGAACAGAATGGGGTACTTTCTCAGTCGATAGTCATTCAGTGGAACAAAGGCGTTTTTGCGAAGGTTCCCGAGTTAGACACATTATTCGAAATGCTAACTACTGCCTCCAAAGGTATTATTTTCGAAAAAAAATCTATTGAAAAACTCATTCCTGAATTGAAAAAATTACTAACCCTAAGCAGCGATGATTTGTATATTAACTTCTTAGGATTCTTGCTACGCTTGTCCAAATGTGCATACACTACTTTATCTGATGCGAGTTTTGTTGATGATATTCCGCATGAGCATAACAACCGTATGACCAGAGTTCATGATTTTATCGAAAAGAGTTTTGAACGTAAAATATATTTGAAAGAAGTAGCCGACTTGGTCAACATGTCTGAACAGTCTTTTTCTCGTTTTTTCAACAAAATGATGGGACGGTCTTTTTTTACTTTTCTAAATGAATACCGTATCAATATGGCCAGTAGAATGCTTTTGTATTCTGATAAATCGGTTTCCCAAATTAGCTATGACTGTGGCTATGAATCGCCGCCTTTTTTCTTCAAAAAATTCAATGAAGTCTATGAAATGTCACCAACAAAATACAGAAAAAAGTATTCGAAGTAG
- a CDS encoding MFS transporter: MQSIEKNKLFLASCLALLVTSLSFGIRAGIMSKLGTDFELTAGELGTIIATAFWGFPLAIVIGGFIVDAVGMKKLLVMAFVFHLLGIVLTIFAQGYWTLFISTLLIGIANGTVEAACNPLVATLYPDNKTTKLNHFHLWFPSGIFIGTLVVLLFNYLGLNWQIQVGIMLIPTFIYGFLFSKLDFPVTERVASGVSTSTMYKSVTSPLFLFMFICMFGTAITELFTGQWIEMLLKNVTDNSILILTLTTGVMIIGRGVAEPVVHRFSPQGVLLLSAVFAALGLYLLATLTGNSIFIGAFVFGLGVCYFWPTMLGFVSENIPDSGALGLNLMGGAGMFAVSIYTIFMGNFYDQLIMENLPSDANAASTSPEEMNNLLELARNAAGPEVLKVTMVIPIILIIAFIGLNFYMKNKKKVVLA; the protein is encoded by the coding sequence ATGCAATCTATTGAAAAAAATAAGCTTTTTTTGGCTAGTTGTCTAGCCTTATTAGTTACTTCACTTTCGTTCGGAATCAGAGCGGGTATCATGAGTAAACTGGGTACCGATTTTGAACTCACCGCAGGCGAATTAGGAACCATTATCGCCACTGCTTTTTGGGGTTTTCCATTAGCTATAGTCATTGGTGGTTTTATTGTAGATGCAGTGGGAATGAAAAAACTCCTTGTAATGGCTTTCGTTTTTCATTTATTAGGTATCGTGCTAACCATTTTTGCACAAGGTTATTGGACACTTTTTATTTCGACACTTTTGATCGGTATCGCCAACGGAACAGTCGAAGCAGCTTGTAACCCACTGGTTGCGACACTTTATCCAGACAACAAAACGACTAAGTTAAACCATTTTCACCTGTGGTTTCCTAGCGGAATTTTTATCGGAACCTTAGTGGTGCTACTGTTTAATTATCTAGGATTGAATTGGCAAATACAAGTGGGTATCATGTTGATTCCTACTTTTATTTATGGTTTTCTTTTCTCCAAACTCGATTTTCCAGTTACAGAAAGAGTCGCTTCAGGCGTTTCTACTAGTACGATGTATAAATCGGTAACATCTCCGCTATTCTTATTTATGTTCATTTGCATGTTTGGTACCGCGATTACGGAACTATTTACAGGACAATGGATCGAAATGCTACTTAAAAATGTAACCGATAATTCTATTCTGATTTTGACTTTGACCACTGGTGTAATGATCATTGGTCGAGGCGTGGCAGAACCTGTTGTACATCGTTTTTCGCCACAAGGAGTGTTGCTTTTATCGGCTGTTTTTGCGGCCTTAGGATTGTATCTTTTAGCAACTTTAACTGGGAATTCAATTTTTATCGGTGCCTTTGTATTTGGTTTGGGCGTTTGCTATTTCTGGCCAACCATGTTAGGATTTGTCTCAGAAAACATTCCAGACTCTGGAGCACTTGGTTTAAACTTAATGGGTGGCGCTGGTATGTTTGCCGTATCCATTTATACCATTTTTATGGGGAATTTTTATGACCAATTAATCATGGAAAATTTACCTTCAGATGCAAATGCAGCCAGTACATCTCCAGAAGAAATGAATAATTTACTCGAATTAGCCAGAAACGCTGCAGGTCCCGAAGTTTTGAAAGTAACGATGGTGATTCCTATTATTTTAATAATTGCATTTATAGGCTTAAATTTTTATATGAAAAATAAAAAGAAAGTGGTGCTTGCTTAA
- a CDS encoding sugar phosphate isomerase/epimerase — protein sequence MTNIKGPAIFLAQFLGSEAPFNDLDSICKWAKDLGFKGVQIPTWDSHYFDLQKAAESKTYADEIKGKVNEAGLEITELSTHLQGQLVAVNPAYDHLFDGFAPKEVHNNPKERTKWAVQQLKYAAKASQNLGINAHATFSGSLLWHTVYPWPQRPAGLVDDGFTELANRWMPILNAFDEAGVDVCYEIHPGEDLHDGVSYERFLDKVNQHPRACLLYDPSHFLLQCLDYISYIDHYHERIKMFHVKDAEFNPTGKQGVYGGYENWVDRAGRFRSLGDGQVDFKQIFSKLATYGFDGWAVMEWECAIKHPESGAKEGAIFIKDHIIKVTEKAFDDFASSGIDKELNRKILGI from the coding sequence ATGACAAATATTAAAGGTCCAGCTATCTTTTTAGCACAATTTTTAGGTTCAGAAGCTCCCTTCAACGATTTAGATTCTATTTGCAAATGGGCAAAAGATTTAGGTTTCAAAGGAGTCCAAATTCCGACTTGGGATAGCCATTATTTTGATTTACAAAAAGCAGCCGAAAGTAAAACCTATGCTGACGAAATTAAAGGAAAAGTAAACGAAGCAGGATTAGAAATCACTGAACTTTCTACCCATTTACAAGGGCAGTTGGTAGCTGTAAATCCAGCCTACGACCATTTATTTGATGGTTTTGCTCCCAAAGAAGTGCATAATAATCCAAAAGAGCGTACCAAATGGGCGGTACAACAGTTGAAATATGCTGCAAAAGCCTCTCAGAATTTGGGTATCAATGCACACGCTACTTTTAGTGGCTCATTGCTTTGGCATACCGTTTACCCATGGCCACAACGTCCTGCTGGATTAGTTGACGATGGTTTTACAGAATTGGCCAACCGTTGGATGCCTATTCTAAATGCTTTTGACGAAGCGGGTGTAGATGTATGTTACGAAATTCATCCAGGCGAAGATTTGCATGATGGTGTTTCTTATGAACGTTTTTTAGATAAAGTCAACCAACATCCAAGAGCATGTTTGCTTTATGATCCATCGCATTTTTTATTGCAGTGTTTGGATTATATTAGTTATATCGACCATTATCATGAGCGTATTAAAATGTTCCATGTCAAAGATGCCGAGTTTAATCCAACTGGAAAACAAGGGGTTTATGGCGGTTATGAAAACTGGGTTGATCGTGCCGGAAGATTCAGATCTTTGGGAGATGGTCAAGTTGATTTCAAACAAATTTTTAGCAAATTGGCAACTTATGGATTTGATGGATGGGCAGTAATGGAATGGGAATGTGCCATCAAACACCCTGAAAGTGGCGCCAAAGAAGGAGCTATATTTATTAAAGATCACATCATAAAGGTAACCGAAAAAGCATTTGATGATTTTGCATCTTCGGGAATTGATAAAGAACTAAACCGAAAAATATTAGGAATATAA
- a CDS encoding Gfo/Idh/MocA family oxidoreductase, producing the protein MSKKLRLGMIGGGKGAFIGAIHRIAAQIDSEYELVCGAFSSNPDVSLESGKELGLNPARCYASFVELFEKEQQLPENERMQVVSIVTPNHVHFEPAKLAMQSGFHVILDKPMAFSLAEAKILKSVAEETGQRFCLTHTYTGYPMVKEAKQQIAAGKLGSITKIYVEYPQGWLSKLEESGDNKQAAWRTDPSKSGKGGCLGDIGTHAFNLAEYISGLKVTQINAAINTVVEGRKLDDDATVLLKFDNGASGILFATQVAAGEENNIKIRVYGQKGGLEWQQDDANSLVMKWIDEPRQVLRTGGAYLGNFAKHNTRTPGGHPEGYLEAFANLYRNFALTIQAELKQETATEEMLDFTGVDDGVRGMAFIEQAIASGESTQKWMDFVV; encoded by the coding sequence ATGTCAAAAAAACTAAGACTTGGAATGATAGGTGGAGGCAAAGGTGCTTTTATTGGAGCCATTCACCGTATTGCAGCTCAAATAGACAGTGAATACGAATTGGTTTGTGGAGCTTTTAGTTCCAATCCAGATGTGTCATTAGAAAGCGGAAAAGAACTAGGTTTAAATCCAGCCAGATGTTATGCGTCTTTTGTCGAATTATTCGAAAAAGAACAACAGTTACCCGAAAATGAGCGCATGCAGGTGGTAAGTATTGTAACACCAAACCACGTTCACTTCGAACCAGCAAAATTGGCGATGCAATCTGGTTTCCATGTGATTCTAGATAAACCCATGGCTTTTTCTTTAGCGGAAGCTAAAATTTTAAAAAGTGTAGCCGAAGAAACAGGACAACGTTTTTGTTTGACCCATACGTATACAGGCTATCCAATGGTGAAAGAAGCCAAGCAACAAATTGCCGCTGGAAAACTTGGCAGTATTACCAAAATTTATGTCGAATACCCACAAGGTTGGTTGAGTAAATTGGAAGAAAGTGGAGACAACAAACAAGCCGCTTGGCGCACCGACCCTTCCAAAAGTGGAAAAGGAGGTTGTTTGGGTGATATTGGTACGCATGCCTTTAACCTTGCAGAATACATTTCGGGTTTGAAGGTAACCCAAATTAATGCTGCTATCAATACAGTAGTCGAAGGTCGAAAACTGGATGATGACGCTACAGTACTTTTGAAGTTCGATAATGGAGCTTCGGGAATTTTGTTTGCTACACAAGTGGCAGCAGGCGAAGAAAACAATATTAAAATTAGAGTTTACGGACAAAAAGGTGGCTTGGAGTGGCAGCAAGATGACGCCAATTCTTTGGTGATGAAATGGATAGACGAACCTCGCCAAGTTTTAAGAACCGGCGGTGCCTATCTAGGTAATTTTGCCAAACACAACACACGAACACCAGGCGGACATCCAGAAGGATATTTGGAAGCTTTTGCTAATTTGTATCGAAATTTTGCCTTGACGATCCAAGCAGAACTAAAACAAGAAACTGCAACCGAAGAAATGCTCGATTTTACAGGTGTTGATGATGGCGTAAGAGGGATGGCTTTTATCGAACAAGCCATTGCATCGGGTGAATCCACTCAAAAATGGATGGATTTTGTGGTATAA
- a CDS encoding c-type cytochrome produces the protein MKKRINYILGFVVLLTLIVTCKTYKDSFQRDATGKIIVNTNPNPLPVSAEESMKMMALQKGYHLELVADEPMVSEPVAIVWDGNGRMYVAEMNTYMQDIDGTGQKMNTCKIKLLEDTNADGKMDKATVYLDSLVLPRMMLCLDDRLLVNETWTNNIYSYRDTNNDGHADEKVIVYENNDGDQKNLEHQKSGLMWNLDNRIYVTVNKIRYSFENGKLIPEELHGNPQGQWGLGFDDYGRLFQSSAGSENPAFGFQQSNFYGNLEFKDQLVGDFVEPWPIIVTPDVQGGMKRLRPDGTLNHFTASTGQTIFRGDALPADLKNNYFVCEPVGRIIRRAVVHNNDGKITLENAYNQQEFIASADMNFRPVNMATGPDGCLYIVDMYHGIIQESNWTRQGSFLRPEILKKGLEKNVGRGRIYRVVYDKIKPSKVKPDLLDASSAKLVGYLNHPNGWWRENAQKLLVLRNDKSVVTQLETMVKTAPNHLAKMHALWTLSGMHSLSKELLAATFKDTDANVRKTAVWASENFMNAKTNNFIVENLETLKTDPSADVRFQLALSLRFNESPKAKAIINFMMEKYPNNEVLIASVKAFENAKIADKKRLEEEKLMNAAEQKVISEGSNIYKTLCAACHGMDGKGIALGEKEFLAPLLAKNKTINEKNPQKAIKILLHGLTGPIDGTSYTANLMPSLLENDDAYIAAVLSYVRSDFGNKAKMVTPEEVAKIRKNTANRTLPYTAGELN, from the coding sequence ATGAAAAAAAGAATTAATTATATTTTAGGTTTTGTTGTATTACTAACGTTGATAGTTACTTGTAAAACCTATAAAGACAGTTTTCAACGCGATGCAACTGGGAAAATAATCGTAAATACGAATCCAAATCCGTTGCCTGTTTCTGCTGAGGAAAGTATGAAAATGATGGCTTTGCAAAAAGGTTATCATCTTGAACTAGTTGCTGACGAACCTATGGTAAGTGAGCCTGTAGCAATCGTCTGGGACGGAAACGGTAGAATGTATGTAGCCGAAATGAATACCTATATGCAAGATATTGACGGTACTGGCCAAAAAATGAATACTTGCAAAATTAAACTGTTGGAAGATACCAATGCTGATGGTAAAATGGACAAAGCAACGGTTTATTTGGATAGCTTGGTTTTGCCTCGAATGATGCTATGCTTAGACGATCGCTTGTTGGTAAACGAAACCTGGACCAACAACATATACAGCTACAGAGATACAAACAACGACGGTCATGCTGACGAAAAAGTAATAGTTTATGAAAATAATGATGGAGACCAGAAAAATCTAGAACATCAAAAAAGTGGTTTGATGTGGAATCTTGATAACCGCATTTATGTTACCGTAAACAAAATACGTTACTCATTCGAAAACGGAAAATTAATTCCAGAAGAATTACATGGAAATCCTCAAGGACAATGGGGATTAGGCTTTGATGATTATGGGCGTTTGTTTCAATCATCAGCTGGAAGTGAAAATCCTGCTTTTGGATTCCAACAGAGCAATTTTTACGGAAATTTAGAATTCAAAGACCAGTTAGTTGGAGATTTTGTCGAGCCATGGCCTATTATTGTTACGCCAGATGTACAAGGTGGAATGAAAAGATTACGACCTGATGGCACTTTGAACCATTTTACAGCTTCCACAGGACAAACAATTTTTAGAGGTGATGCGCTACCTGCTGATTTAAAGAATAATTATTTTGTTTGTGAACCCGTAGGACGTATCATCAGAAGAGCAGTGGTGCACAACAATGATGGTAAAATAACACTTGAAAACGCCTATAATCAGCAAGAGTTTATCGCTTCTGCCGATATGAATTTTAGACCCGTAAATATGGCGACAGGACCTGACGGTTGTTTATATATTGTGGATATGTACCACGGAATTATTCAAGAAAGCAACTGGACAAGACAAGGGAGTTTTTTAAGACCAGAGATTTTGAAAAAAGGATTGGAGAAAAACGTAGGTCGTGGTCGTATTTATAGAGTGGTTTATGATAAAATTAAACCGTCAAAAGTTAAGCCTGATTTGCTAGATGCTAGTAGTGCCAAATTGGTAGGGTACTTGAACCACCCAAATGGTTGGTGGAGAGAAAACGCTCAAAAATTACTGGTGTTGCGTAATGATAAAAGCGTAGTGACTCAATTGGAAACGATGGTTAAAACCGCGCCAAATCACTTAGCCAAAATGCATGCTTTATGGACTTTAAGTGGTATGCATTCTTTATCGAAAGAATTATTGGCTGCTACTTTTAAAGACACCGATGCTAATGTTCGAAAAACGGCTGTTTGGGCAAGTGAAAATTTCATGAATGCCAAAACGAATAATTTTATTGTCGAAAACCTAGAAACACTTAAAACAGATCCAAGTGCCGATGTAAGGTTTCAACTGGCCTTGTCGCTACGTTTTAATGAGAGTCCAAAGGCAAAAGCCATTATTAATTTCATGATGGAAAAATATCCAAATAATGAAGTCTTGATTGCTTCTGTAAAAGCGTTTGAAAATGCAAAAATAGCAGATAAAAAGCGCTTGGAAGAAGAAAAATTGATGAACGCTGCAGAACAAAAAGTAATTAGTGAAGGATCTAATATTTATAAAACTCTTTGTGCAGCTTGTCACGGAATGGATGGTAAAGGAATTGCTTTGGGCGAAAAAGAATTTTTAGCGCCTCTTTTAGCAAAAAACAAAACCATTAATGAAAAGAATCCTCAAAAAGCAATAAAAATTTTACTTCATGGTTTGACTGGACCTATTGATGGTACAAGTTATACTGCCAATCTAATGCCTTCTCTTCTTGAAAACGACGATGCTTATATCGCAGCAGTTTTGAGCTATGTAAGAAGTGATTTTGGAAATAAAGCAAAAATGGTGACGCCAGAGGAAGTGGCTAAAATTAGAAAAAATACGGCCAACAGAACGCTACCTTATACAGCGGGAGAGTTAAATTAA
- a CDS encoding ThuA domain-containing protein translates to MKQTKKNHFTVLTALLALVFVFSTGTSFAKKSNKVLIFSKTAKFHHQSIPAGIKAIMKLGEENGFKTDTTTNSKNFNKENLKQYAAVIFLSPTGDVLDEEQQQAFEQYIQSGGGFMGIHAATDCEYDWAWYGNLVGAYFSSHPKQQEAVLKVTDRKHISTKHLPADWKRKDEWYNFKWMAPDLKVLVSIDETSYDAGKGKMGANHPMAWYHNFDGGRAFYTELGHTDESYKEPLFLQHLLGGIKYAMGKSK, encoded by the coding sequence ATGAAACAAACCAAAAAGAACCATTTTACTGTATTAACTGCTTTATTGGCGCTTGTATTTGTCTTTTCGACAGGAACTAGTTTTGCTAAGAAATCAAATAAAGTTTTGATTTTCAGTAAAACAGCAAAGTTTCACCATCAATCGATTCCGGCTGGCATCAAAGCGATTATGAAACTGGGAGAAGAAAACGGGTTTAAAACTGATACTACCACAAACAGCAAGAATTTCAATAAAGAAAATTTAAAGCAATATGCGGCGGTTATCTTCTTAAGTCCAACAGGTGACGTTTTGGACGAAGAGCAACAACAAGCCTTCGAACAGTATATTCAATCTGGTGGTGGTTTTATGGGGATTCATGCAGCAACAGATTGTGAGTACGACTGGGCCTGGTATGGCAATTTAGTTGGAGCCTATTTTTCTAGCCATCCCAAACAACAAGAAGCTGTTTTGAAAGTTACTGATCGTAAACATATTTCGACCAAACACCTTCCAGCCGACTGGAAGAGAAAAGACGAATGGTACAATTTTAAATGGATGGCACCAGATTTAAAAGTGCTTGTTTCTATTGACGAGACTTCTTATGATGCTGGAAAAGGCAAAATGGGAGCTAATCACCCAATGGCATGGTACCACAATTTTGATGGTGGAAGGGCATTTTATACAGAGCTGGGGCATACGGATGAATCCTATAAAGAACCGTTATTTCTGCAGCATTTATTAGGCGGAATTAAATATGCAATGGGTAAAAGCAAATAA